In the Nerophis ophidion isolate RoL-2023_Sa linkage group LG19, RoL_Noph_v1.0, whole genome shotgun sequence genome, one interval contains:
- the klhl23 gene encoding kelch-like protein 23 isoform X2, protein MRSSCWTLRCPAAHIMNEVYTYHFRHAAHPTELLDALRHSYLHGLFADVVLRCGDSGQVFHCHKALLAACSSYFQVMFTADMRERSDRVITLSGVDCGELAALVDYVYTAQVSITAKNVQSLLEAADLLQFLAVKQACESFLVRFLDVDNCLGMHAFAQLHLCPQLEREARRLMLSRFPELIHQEEFLELEPKRIRTVVATQKLAALKDEVLIAAVAKWVTHDLEKRLQHALDLLQSIHLGLDEAEFKAGLKVQRQCLVGSDEGFKSMVMKASRPKELCTSGRNPSRLYIIGGYYWHPLCEVHIWDPARDSWLRGKDMPDHARESYSVSLLGADVFVTGGYRTNTVEALDTVFIYNCDCDEWREGCPMITARYYHCSVALHGCIYALGGYRAGASEQETEWYDPLKEKWFPAARMIQGVGNASACVVGDKIYVTGGHYGFRGSCTYEKIQVYMPDVNDWSIMAVSPHPEYGLCSVSLGKKLFLVGGQTRIGDCFDTEKEEWSSMSVMKERRMECGAAIINSCIYVTGGYSYSKGTYLQSMERYDPQMDTWEIVGDLPGPSRSHGCVCVYTL, encoded by the exons ATGAGAAGCAGCTGCTGGACGCTCCGTTGTCCTGCTGCACACATCATGAACGAGGTCTACACTTACCACTTCCGCCACGCAGCCCATCCCACTGAGCTGCTGGACGCCCTGAGGCATTCCTACCTCCACGGCCTGTTTGCCGACGTGGTCTTGCGGTGCGGCGACTCCGGCCAGGTCTTCCACTGCCACAAGGCTCTGCTCGCCGCCTGCAGCTCCTACTTCCAGGTCATGTTCACGGCCGACATGAGGGAGAGGTCCGACAGGGTCATCACGCTGAGCGGCGTGGACTGCGGCGAGCTGGCGGCTCTGGTGGACTACGTGTACACGGCTCAGGTGAGCATCACCGCCAAGAACGTGCAAAGTCTGCTGGAGGCTGCCGACCTGCTGCAGTTCCTGGCGGTCAAGCAGGCGTGCGAGAGCTTCCTGGTTCGCTTCCTGGATGTGGACAACTGCTTGGGTATGCACGCCTTTGCCCAGCTCCACCTGTGTCCCCAGCTGGAGCGTGAGGCCAGGAGGTTGATGCTGAGCAGGTTCCCAGAGCTCATCCATCAGGAGGAGTTCCTTGAGCTGGAGCCCAAAAGAATCCGAACCGTGGTGGCTACTCAGAAGCTGGCTGCGCTGAAGGATGAAGTGTTGATAGCCGCCGTGGCCAAGTGGGTGACGCACGACTTGGAGAAGCGTCTTCAGCATGCCCTGGACCTGCTCCAGTCCATCCATCTGGGCCTGGATGAGGCCGAGTTCAAGGCCGGCTTAAAGGTGCAAAGGCAGTGCTTGGTGGGGAGCGATGAAGGCTTCAAATCCATGGTCATGAAGGCTTCACGACCAAAGGAGCTATGCACCAGTGGGAGAAACCCATCAAGGCTGTACATCATTGGAGGATACTACTGGCACCCTCTCTGCGAAGTTCACATCTGGGACCCCGCAAGGGACTCGTGGCTGCGGGGTAAAGACATGCCGGATCATGCGAGAGAGAGCTACAGCGTGTCCTTGCTGGGGGCGGACGTCTTCGTGACAGGAGGCTACAGGACCAACACGGTAGAAGCCCTGGACACGGTTTTCATTTACAACTGTGACTGCGATGAGTGGAGAGAAGGCTGCCCCATGATCACAGCTCGCTACTACCACTGCTCTGTGGCTCTGCACGGCTGCATTTACGCCTTGGGAGGCTACAGGGCGGGAGCTTCCGAGCAGGAGACGGAATGGTATGATCCACTCAAGGAGAAATGGTTCCCCGCTGCAAGAATGATCCAAG GTGTAGGAAATGCCAGCGCTTGTGTGGTAGGAGATAAGATCTATGTAACTGGAGGCCACTATGGCTTTAGAGGGAGCTGCACGTATGAGAAAATCCAAGTCTACATGCCAGATGTCAATGACTGGAGCATCATGGCCGTCAGCCCTCATCCAG aatatggACTTTGTTCTGTGTCTCTGGGTAAGAAACTATTCTTGGTGGGTGGGCAGACGAGGATTGGCGACTGCTTCGACACAGAGAAGGAGGAGTGGAGCTCCATGTCGGTGATGAAGGAGAGGAGGATGGAGTGCGGGGCTGCCATCATCAATTCTTGCATCTATGTGACGGGAGGATATTCCTACTCTAAAGGGACCTACCTGCAGAGCATGGAGAGATACGACCCACAGATGGACACTTGGGAAATCGTCGGGGATCTTCCGGGACCTTCTAGATCCCACGGATGTGTCTGTGTTTACACTTTGTAA
- the klhl23 gene encoding kelch-like protein 23 isoform X1: MPLHHQNRHPVCEVPCGPNGGWRAFHFHGEERAAVTECGAHPTELLDALRHSYLHGLFADVVLRCGDSGQVFHCHKALLAACSSYFQVMFTADMRERSDRVITLSGVDCGELAALVDYVYTAQVSITAKNVQSLLEAADLLQFLAVKQACESFLVRFLDVDNCLGMHAFAQLHLCPQLEREARRLMLSRFPELIHQEEFLELEPKRIRTVVATQKLAALKDEVLIAAVAKWVTHDLEKRLQHALDLLQSIHLGLDEAEFKAGLKVQRQCLVGSDEGFKSMVMKASRPKELCTSGRNPSRLYIIGGYYWHPLCEVHIWDPARDSWLRGKDMPDHARESYSVSLLGADVFVTGGYRTNTVEALDTVFIYNCDCDEWREGCPMITARYYHCSVALHGCIYALGGYRAGASEQETEWYDPLKEKWFPAARMIQGVGNASACVVGDKIYVTGGHYGFRGSCTYEKIQVYMPDVNDWSIMAVSPHPEYGLCSVSLGKKLFLVGGQTRIGDCFDTEKEEWSSMSVMKERRMECGAAIINSCIYVTGGYSYSKGTYLQSMERYDPQMDTWEIVGDLPGPSRSHGCVCVYTL, from the exons ATGCCACTCCATCACCAAAATAGGCATCCTGTGTGTGAGGTCCCGTGTGGGCCGAATGGAGGCTGGCGTGCATTTCATTTTCATGGAGAAGAGCGAGCAGCAGTGACGGAGTGCGGAG CCCATCCCACTGAGCTGCTGGACGCCCTGAGGCATTCCTACCTCCACGGCCTGTTTGCCGACGTGGTCTTGCGGTGCGGCGACTCCGGCCAGGTCTTCCACTGCCACAAGGCTCTGCTCGCCGCCTGCAGCTCCTACTTCCAGGTCATGTTCACGGCCGACATGAGGGAGAGGTCCGACAGGGTCATCACGCTGAGCGGCGTGGACTGCGGCGAGCTGGCGGCTCTGGTGGACTACGTGTACACGGCTCAGGTGAGCATCACCGCCAAGAACGTGCAAAGTCTGCTGGAGGCTGCCGACCTGCTGCAGTTCCTGGCGGTCAAGCAGGCGTGCGAGAGCTTCCTGGTTCGCTTCCTGGATGTGGACAACTGCTTGGGTATGCACGCCTTTGCCCAGCTCCACCTGTGTCCCCAGCTGGAGCGTGAGGCCAGGAGGTTGATGCTGAGCAGGTTCCCAGAGCTCATCCATCAGGAGGAGTTCCTTGAGCTGGAGCCCAAAAGAATCCGAACCGTGGTGGCTACTCAGAAGCTGGCTGCGCTGAAGGATGAAGTGTTGATAGCCGCCGTGGCCAAGTGGGTGACGCACGACTTGGAGAAGCGTCTTCAGCATGCCCTGGACCTGCTCCAGTCCATCCATCTGGGCCTGGATGAGGCCGAGTTCAAGGCCGGCTTAAAGGTGCAAAGGCAGTGCTTGGTGGGGAGCGATGAAGGCTTCAAATCCATGGTCATGAAGGCTTCACGACCAAAGGAGCTATGCACCAGTGGGAGAAACCCATCAAGGCTGTACATCATTGGAGGATACTACTGGCACCCTCTCTGCGAAGTTCACATCTGGGACCCCGCAAGGGACTCGTGGCTGCGGGGTAAAGACATGCCGGATCATGCGAGAGAGAGCTACAGCGTGTCCTTGCTGGGGGCGGACGTCTTCGTGACAGGAGGCTACAGGACCAACACGGTAGAAGCCCTGGACACGGTTTTCATTTACAACTGTGACTGCGATGAGTGGAGAGAAGGCTGCCCCATGATCACAGCTCGCTACTACCACTGCTCTGTGGCTCTGCACGGCTGCATTTACGCCTTGGGAGGCTACAGGGCGGGAGCTTCCGAGCAGGAGACGGAATGGTATGATCCACTCAAGGAGAAATGGTTCCCCGCTGCAAGAATGATCCAAG GTGTAGGAAATGCCAGCGCTTGTGTGGTAGGAGATAAGATCTATGTAACTGGAGGCCACTATGGCTTTAGAGGGAGCTGCACGTATGAGAAAATCCAAGTCTACATGCCAGATGTCAATGACTGGAGCATCATGGCCGTCAGCCCTCATCCAG aatatggACTTTGTTCTGTGTCTCTGGGTAAGAAACTATTCTTGGTGGGTGGGCAGACGAGGATTGGCGACTGCTTCGACACAGAGAAGGAGGAGTGGAGCTCCATGTCGGTGATGAAGGAGAGGAGGATGGAGTGCGGGGCTGCCATCATCAATTCTTGCATCTATGTGACGGGAGGATATTCCTACTCTAAAGGGACCTACCTGCAGAGCATGGAGAGATACGACCCACAGATGGACACTTGGGAAATCGTCGGGGATCTTCCGGGACCTTCTAGATCCCACGGATGTGTCTGTGTTTACACTTTGTAA